A DNA window from Staphylococcus warneri contains the following coding sequences:
- a CDS encoding DUF3169 family protein: MKVGRYLLLMIIGGIIGGLIVELFDIINQYNLFSKFHFKSSMLIISITLITTFFNIFLTLLLLKYQKDSLRLKSKSIEFEDEDIADTYERKANLKYLSVSFIFYLEILISFLTIFILALGNISDKYLFLSILPFIVTAIPAIMIGLFVRKFDDRYPKMGEEKYTEKIIEIMDEGERHINFLTIYKQFFMNIGLLLISVMFLGIYSIISKSNQSVGIIILIILFIYNAFGYLSKVRKFYKS; encoded by the coding sequence ATGAAAGTAGGACGCTATCTATTACTTATGATTATAGGTGGAATTATAGGTGGATTAATCGTTGAACTTTTTGACATTATTAATCAATACAACTTATTCTCTAAGTTTCATTTTAAAAGTAGCATGTTAATTATTAGTATTACCTTAATAACAACATTTTTTAATATCTTTCTTACGTTATTATTATTAAAATACCAAAAAGATTCACTTCGTTTGAAATCAAAATCGATAGAATTTGAGGATGAAGACATTGCTGATACATATGAGCGTAAAGCAAATTTAAAATATCTATCTGTCAGTTTTATATTCTATCTAGAAATACTAATAAGTTTTTTAACAATCTTTATACTAGCACTAGGCAATATTTCAGATAAATACTTATTTCTATCTATTCTTCCATTTATAGTTACAGCCATTCCTGCTATTATGATAGGATTATTTGTTAGAAAATTTGATGATCGTTACCCAAAAATGGGGGAAGAAAAATATACAGAAAAAATAATTGAAATTATGGACGAAGGTGAACGCCATATCAACTTTCTTACCATTTACAAACAATTTTTTATGAATATCGGACTACTCCTTATTAGTGTGATGTTTTTAGGTATATACTCAATCATTTCTAAATCAAATCAATCTGTAGGAATAATTATTCTTATCATTTTATTTATCTATAATGCCTTTGGTTATCTATCAAAAGTTCGTAAATTTTATAAATCTTAA
- a CDS encoding ABC transporter ATP-binding protein, translating into MTSLLNVQSLNKSYKDSDFHLHDINFSIYSNEVVGLIGKNGSGKSTLINTLVGNRHLDSGEVTFFNKASSNEEEYKEHIGVVFDDLRVPNKLSLKEIDKIFSNIYQSWDSKTFHSIINYFELPFTNAIKTFSRGMRMKTALSIALAHDTRLLILDEATAGMDASGREEVIELLEDFTAKGNAILLASHISDDMEKLASKLIFMKDGKIILEENKDNLLNNYGIVEVPQVDFNVPTEMIIASRVRQNKIIALINNYHQIKDAHPLTNIDDATKIIMRGEQ; encoded by the coding sequence ATGACTTCACTTTTAAATGTTCAATCACTTAATAAATCTTATAAAGACTCAGATTTCCATCTACACGATATTAACTTTTCAATTTATTCTAATGAGGTAGTGGGCTTAATCGGAAAAAATGGGTCTGGAAAATCTACACTGATTAACACCTTAGTAGGTAACCGTCATTTAGACTCTGGAGAAGTAACATTCTTCAATAAAGCAAGTTCAAATGAAGAAGAATACAAAGAGCATATTGGCGTAGTCTTTGATGATTTACGTGTACCTAATAAATTATCTTTAAAAGAAATTGATAAAATATTTTCAAATATCTATCAATCTTGGGATAGTAAGACATTTCATTCAATCATAAATTATTTTGAATTACCTTTTACTAATGCAATTAAAACATTTTCAAGAGGAATGAGAATGAAAACTGCATTATCTATTGCATTAGCTCATGACACTCGATTATTAATTCTAGATGAAGCAACAGCAGGTATGGATGCATCAGGACGTGAAGAAGTGATAGAATTACTTGAAGATTTTACAGCTAAAGGGAATGCTATTTTACTAGCCTCACATATATCTGATGATATGGAAAAGCTTGCTTCAAAGCTTATATTTATGAAAGATGGCAAAATTATACTAGAAGAAAACAAAGATAATTTACTTAATAATTACGGCATTGTTGAAGTTCCTCAAGTTGATTTTAATGTTCCCACAGAGATGATTATAGCTTCACGTGTTCGTCAAAATAAAATCATTGCTTTAATCAACAATTATCATCAAATTAAAGACGCTCACCCCTTAACAAATATAGACGATGCAACAAAAATTATTATGCGAGGTGAACAGTAA
- a CDS encoding ABC-2 transporter permease: MKGFLLSIFYTSKKTLISYFIVSIVVTVIFSFLNPLMTCFMPMVFLLSPITDNIKHEKDSKWMYYVSVFPKGRNIYVNSYYVAFLSLILTGLLVGLIFTAIFTQNISMMLLSACIGIGAVGTYSIVFPLTFKFGSENSNVILTTSSIILILSFFVVLYGLLMPNMMDSDSFATAIATFHNVIVGIGYALFGLIILAITYFLSMKTFKKQDL; the protein is encoded by the coding sequence ATGAAGGGATTTTTATTAAGTATATTTTATACTTCAAAAAAGACACTTATTAGCTATTTTATAGTATCTATTGTAGTAACTGTCATTTTTTCATTTCTTAATCCTTTAATGACTTGTTTTATGCCAATGGTATTTTTGCTTTCTCCAATCACTGACAATATTAAACACGAAAAAGATTCTAAATGGATGTACTATGTTTCTGTTTTCCCAAAAGGAAGAAATATATATGTTAATAGCTATTATGTTGCTTTCTTATCTTTAATACTTACCGGATTATTGGTAGGCCTTATATTTACAGCAATTTTCACACAAAATATAAGTATGATGTTATTATCTGCCTGTATAGGCATAGGCGCAGTAGGAACCTATTCTATTGTTTTTCCACTAACATTTAAATTTGGATCTGAAAATTCTAATGTCATTTTAACAACATCATCAATTATATTAATATTAAGCTTTTTTGTTGTATTGTATGGCCTTTTAATGCCAAACATGATGGATTCTGACTCATTCGCAACCGCCATTGCAACTTTTCATAACGTGATAGTTGGCATTGGTTATGCGCTATTTGGATTAATTATTCTGGCTATAACCTACTTTCTTTCTATGAAAACATTTAAAAAGCAAGATTTATAA
- a CDS encoding YSIRK-type signal peptide-containing protein — translation MKNHLFKVNQRQRYAIRKFSVGIGSTLIDVTLFLGMQNHAHAAENSESKTQQNTEENNASSTPNQQATSPDAKLNTNNTSTVLKHDQNQSQTKPVQTNDSHITSDMQNQQTSQMTKTTQQLNSTQDQNQNNQTINKKQTQNEAKFNATEALSKQTSQQANTHVEPSQAQPSVPQSKTFNTQSTQSQTQHHIVQRQFVKPVSRAYVANNGIVNVDDDSFTFTDLKNAFNDANVSQINFNSDHQFEFTEGLKLNRGLIINVANGKKVDFNAAPGQAQKLIGIDASLGNGQALTINNDGQLNFNNFNKGIAVHGGDSTTQLNINGGETNFNNFNQSGIDASKKFAGEISIQDAHINTNSTRDSTGSTLLLGDSFDSKLNVNHSTLNLVNNGDSPTSNAIESNAGIVNFNDSNIYSSSRAHYNFNIFNPDHRRGDQQVNFSNTDLKVNTPTDANPYKSIWIFKVPVDAVGINSEFTHFNVTNNSTISQNINGFTGDEKGIELEHSTLTVENGTLDLRSVGFDKGSSLNSSLAWPSLIDIKDDSKVTIDKFHDLPSNSNVSTDFPKIIISGGSVSLPLDEKGNAQVPTGTQIVNENGEVLTHFAIDKSNLDKNVNNKYDLTITSDPNDPINHPEYNYGLNENKLHDQTAHVWAPAVTVDFFKDKNDAQNNQNSITEDHVITPRGNTIGLVDKSAPTTLDGNPVKWFYSDNDQPYSDGDKILKDTKLYPVIQMMPLNDAPTITTSPQVIHEGDHNFEVIKVVTSATDKEDGDLTNKVEIIDNGGFNADVPGQYTITVKVTDSEGASYITTETVTVIPVDSDSDSDSDSDSDSDSDSDSDSDSDSDSDSDSDSDSDSDSDSNSDSDSDSDSDSDSDSDSDSDSDSDSDSDSDSDSDSDSDSDSDSDSDSDSDSDSDSDSDSDSDSDSDSDSDSDSDSDSDSDSDSDSDSDSDSDSDSDSDSDSDSDSDSETHKDVEHHSALHADSHHHTDKLPETGQQNEASNTTLLGGILAGIASLLLLGRRRKNQK, via the coding sequence ATGAAAAATCATTTATTTAAGGTAAATCAACGTCAGCGCTATGCTATTCGAAAATTCTCTGTAGGAATTGGGTCAACACTTATTGACGTCACTCTATTTTTAGGTATGCAAAATCACGCACACGCTGCTGAGAATTCAGAATCAAAAACACAACAAAATACTGAAGAAAACAATGCATCTTCTACACCTAATCAACAAGCGACATCGCCCGATGCTAAATTAAACACAAACAACACTTCAACGGTATTGAAACACGACCAAAATCAAAGTCAGACTAAACCTGTTCAAACTAATGATTCACATATCACATCTGATATGCAAAACCAACAAACAAGTCAGATGACTAAAACAACACAACAGTTGAATTCAACTCAAGATCAAAATCAAAACAACCAAACAATTAATAAAAAGCAAACACAAAATGAAGCTAAATTTAACGCCACAGAAGCACTTTCTAAACAAACTTCACAACAAGCCAACACTCATGTAGAACCATCACAAGCTCAACCTTCTGTACCTCAGTCAAAGACATTCAATACTCAATCAACACAATCACAAACACAACATCATATCGTTCAACGTCAATTTGTTAAACCTGTTTCTAGAGCTTATGTAGCAAATAATGGCATTGTAAATGTTGATGATGACTCATTTACATTTACTGATTTAAAAAATGCTTTTAATGATGCCAATGTGAGCCAAATTAATTTTAATTCTGATCATCAATTTGAGTTTACTGAAGGTTTAAAATTGAATCGCGGTCTCATCATTAATGTCGCAAACGGTAAAAAAGTAGATTTTAATGCTGCACCTGGACAAGCACAGAAACTTATCGGTATTGATGCATCTCTTGGTAATGGTCAAGCGCTAACAATTAACAACGATGGTCAGTTAAATTTCAATAACTTCAATAAAGGTATCGCTGTTCATGGCGGAGATTCAACTACTCAACTTAACATTAACGGTGGCGAAACAAACTTTAATAACTTTAATCAGTCTGGTATTGATGCTAGTAAGAAATTTGCTGGTGAGATTTCAATTCAAGATGCTCATATTAATACCAATTCCACAAGAGATTCTACGGGATCAACTTTACTATTAGGAGATAGTTTTGATTCAAAATTAAATGTAAATCATTCAACTCTCAATTTGGTTAACAATGGCGATAGCCCTACGAGTAATGCGATTGAATCTAATGCTGGTATAGTGAATTTTAATGATAGTAACATTTACTCTTCTTCTCGAGCACATTACAATTTCAATATTTTTAATCCAGATCATCGACGTGGGGATCAACAAGTTAATTTCTCAAATACTGATTTAAAAGTGAATACCCCTACAGATGCTAATCCATACAAATCTATATGGATATTCAAAGTGCCAGTAGACGCAGTAGGTATTAACTCTGAATTTACACATTTTAATGTAACGAATAATAGTACTATTTCACAAAATATAAATGGATTCACAGGTGATGAAAAAGGTATCGAATTAGAACATTCAACGTTAACTGTTGAAAACGGTACACTTGATTTACGTAGTGTTGGATTTGATAAAGGCTCATCGTTAAATAGCAGTCTAGCATGGCCTTCATTAATCGATATCAAAGATGATTCCAAAGTCACAATTGATAAATTTCATGATTTACCAAGTAATTCAAATGTTTCTACTGATTTCCCTAAAATAATAATTAGCGGTGGATCTGTTAGCCTACCTTTAGATGAAAAAGGTAATGCTCAAGTTCCTACTGGGACTCAAATTGTTAATGAAAATGGTGAAGTTTTAACTCATTTCGCAATTGATAAATCGAATTTAGACAAAAATGTAAACAATAAATATGATTTAACCATTACGAGTGACCCTAATGATCCAATCAATCACCCTGAATATAACTATGGATTAAATGAAAATAAATTACATGATCAAACGGCACATGTATGGGCACCAGCTGTGACAGTTGATTTCTTTAAAGATAAAAATGATGCACAAAATAATCAAAATAGTATAACTGAAGACCACGTCATTACACCTAGAGGGAATACAATTGGTTTAGTAGATAAATCAGCTCCAACTACATTGGATGGTAATCCGGTCAAATGGTTCTATTCAGATAATGATCAACCATATAGCGATGGGGATAAAATTTTAAAAGATACAAAATTATATCCAGTCATTCAAATGATGCCATTAAACGATGCTCCAACCATTACAACATCTCCACAAGTCATTCATGAAGGTGATCATAATTTTGAAGTGATAAAAGTAGTTACAAGTGCTACTGATAAAGAAGACGGAGATTTAACTAACAAAGTTGAAATTATTGATAACGGTGGTTTTAATGCTGATGTACCAGGACAATATACGATCACAGTTAAAGTAACAGATAGCGAAGGAGCTTCATATATTACTACTGAAACAGTAACCGTGATTCCAGTCGATAGTGATTCCGATAGTGACTCGGATTCGGATAGCGACTCGGACTCTGACAGCGATTCCGATTCTGATAGCGACTCTGATTCGGATAGCGACTCGGACTCTGACAGCGACTCGGACTCTGATAGCAACTCGGATTCGGATAGCGACTCCGACTCTGATAGCGACTCTGATTCTGACAGCGACTCGGATTCCGATAGTGACTCTGATTCCGATAGTGACTCAGACTCTGACAGCGATTCTGACTCTGACAGTGACTCGGATTCCGATAGTGACTCGGATTCTGACAGTGACTCGGATTCCGATAGTGACTCGGATTCTGACAGTGATTCGGATTCTGACAGTGACTCGGATTCTGACAGCGATTCCGATTCCGACAGTGACTCAGACTCTGATAGCGATTCCGATTCCGATAGTGATTCTGATAGCGACTCAGACTCTGACAGCGACTCCGAAACTCATAAGGATGTAGAACATCATTCTGCATTACATGCCGATTCACATCATCACACAGATAAACTGCCTGAAACTGGTCAACAAAATGAAGCTTCAAATACGACCTTATTGGGAGGTATCTTGGCAGGTATTGCAAGTTTACTCTTATTAGGTAGAAGACGAAAAAATCAAAAATAG
- a CDS encoding GNAT family N-acetyltransferase: protein MFGFKVNEVVTLKILEEREADTLFNLVDQSRSYLAEWLPFVAYTNQVEDSRKFIQAALRQFASGNGFHCGIWIEDQLVGVIGLHYIDNVNKKTSIGYYLGENHQKKGIMTQCTKALIDYAFNELKLNRVEIRASVENKKSQAIPERLGFTREGRLRSEEKVQGQFKDSFVYSLLKSEWQS, encoded by the coding sequence ATGTTTGGATTTAAAGTAAATGAAGTCGTAACTTTAAAGATATTAGAAGAGAGAGAAGCGGATACGTTATTTAATCTTGTTGATCAATCGAGGTCATATTTAGCAGAATGGTTACCATTTGTAGCTTATACTAACCAAGTTGAAGATAGTCGAAAATTTATTCAAGCAGCGTTACGCCAATTTGCCTCCGGTAATGGTTTTCATTGCGGCATATGGATAGAAGACCAATTGGTTGGTGTGATTGGATTACACTATATTGACAATGTAAACAAGAAAACATCAATTGGGTATTATTTAGGTGAAAATCATCAGAAAAAAGGAATCATGACACAGTGTACTAAAGCATTGATTGATTATGCGTTCAATGAATTAAAGTTAAATCGTGTGGAAATTAGAGCATCAGTTGAAAATAAAAAAAGCCAAGCGATACCAGAACGATTAGGTTTTACAAGAGAAGGTCGACTGAGAAGCGAAGAAAAAGTACAAGGTCAATTTAAAGATAGTTTTGTTTATAGTTTATTAAAATCAGAATGGCAATCATAA
- the lepB gene encoding signal peptidase I, with translation MGKEMIEWIVALAIGIIIAIILTVFIGTSYTVSGESMHPTFEDKDKVIVSKISKTLNHIDSGDVIIFHANSKSDYIKRLIGKPGDTVKYKKDQLYINDKKVKEPYLSENKKYKNGKYLTEDFNSKTLNGANGKAKIPEDKYLVLGDNRQNSNDSRYKDVGLIDKKQIVGKVMFRYWPFDKWESGFNPGTFPN, from the coding sequence ATGGGAAAAGAAATGATCGAGTGGATTGTTGCATTAGCAATAGGTATTATTATCGCTATCATTCTCACAGTATTTATCGGTACTTCTTATACTGTTTCAGGAGAATCGATGCATCCTACTTTTGAAGATAAAGATAAAGTGATAGTTAGTAAAATATCTAAGACATTGAATCATATTGATTCCGGTGATGTCATTATTTTTCATGCTAATTCTAAAAGCGATTATATTAAACGATTGATTGGTAAACCAGGAGATACGGTTAAATATAAGAAAGATCAATTGTATATTAATGATAAAAAAGTTAAAGAACCCTATTTGAGTGAAAATAAAAAGTATAAAAATGGTAAGTATTTAACAGAAGATTTTAATTCCAAAACACTTAATGGTGCGAATGGGAAGGCTAAAATACCTGAAGATAAATATCTTGTATTAGGTGATAATAGACAAAATAGTAATGATAGCCGATATAAAGATGTTGGTCTGATTGATAAAAAGCAAATTGTCGGTAAAGTGATGTTTAGGTATTGGCCTTTCGATAAATGGGAAAGTGGATTTAATCCAGGGACATTTCCCAATTAA
- a CDS encoding ABC transporter ATP-binding protein, whose product MSILQVNQLSKIYGKKKQYQALKDINFSVEKGEFIAIMGPSGSGKTTLLNVLSSIDTISSGSVIVDGHNITQLKNKQLAQFRKTSLGFIFQDYSVLPTLTVKENIMLPLSVQQHSKKEMEQHYKEVTDALGIYDLSQKYPNEISGGQQQRTAAARAFVHQPKIIFADEPTGALDSKSAQDLLNRLEEMNRKFQSTIIMVTHDPVAASFAKRVIMLKDGNIHSEINQGEDSKQAFYENIIQLQSSLGGVTHVI is encoded by the coding sequence ATGTCAATCTTACAGGTCAATCAATTATCAAAAATTTATGGCAAGAAGAAGCAATATCAAGCACTTAAAGATATTAATTTTTCAGTTGAAAAGGGTGAATTTATTGCCATTATGGGGCCATCAGGATCCGGTAAAACAACCCTTCTAAATGTCTTAAGTTCAATTGATACTATTTCGAGTGGTTCTGTGATTGTTGACGGTCACAATATAACTCAATTAAAAAATAAACAACTTGCACAATTTCGCAAGACGTCATTAGGCTTTATCTTTCAAGATTATAGTGTTCTACCAACGTTAACAGTTAAGGAAAATATTATGTTGCCTTTATCTGTTCAACAACATAGTAAGAAGGAAATGGAGCAACATTATAAAGAGGTTACTGATGCGTTAGGCATTTATGATTTAAGCCAAAAATATCCAAATGAAATATCTGGTGGTCAACAACAACGTACTGCAGCTGCACGTGCATTCGTACATCAACCTAAAATCATTTTCGCCGATGAACCTACTGGTGCGCTAGACTCTAAAAGTGCACAAGATTTATTAAATCGTCTTGAAGAAATGAATCGAAAATTTCAATCCACTATCATAATGGTCACACATGATCCAGTTGCAGCTAGCTTTGCAAAGCGTGTCATTATGTTAAAAGATGGCAATATTCATTCTGAAATTAACCAAGGAGAAGATAGTAAACAAGCCTTTTATGAAAATATCATTCAACTTCAATCTTCTTTAGGTGGTGTGACTCATGTCATTTAA
- a CDS encoding FtsX-like permease family protein, translating into MSFNQITLKNLRMNIKHYGIYLFSLLLSIILYFSFTTLQFTHSINNNNALAIIKKGASVGSVFLFIIIVIFLMYANHLFIKRRTQEFALFQLIGLTRSNILRMLCIEQLTIFLITGVLGVMIGIFGSQLLLYIASKLMHLTIKLTIGFEPMALSLTLLLLIIAFTLILFQSYIFLKKRSILALMKDRRQTEATKVKITFLEVISGLLGIAMIVLGYYMATEMFGTFKQLTLSMTSPFIILFLTVVGAYLFFRSTVSLIFKSIKHFKHGHVTITDVVFTASIMHRMKKNAMSLTIIAVISAVTVSVLCFATITQENSNNTFKSIAPQDFNLSTEKQAQLFKKQLEKNHINYHTKTYESISPKSVKDKVLTLKNDSKSMAIQNVLVPNDNLKGTDAIITNTKNTPGIMEIHINQTVTVKGKQQQTFKVTKEDKNKILPLDLTSNMPAIEVSRAEFNKLKTVDITHNIYGISLDHHQDMKQATHIARSIDPNIQSQNEIKKDLDATNGILVFVTSFLGLSFLIAAGCIIYIKQIDETEDEIDHFRILNRIGFTHRDMLKGLTLKIIFNFGLPLIIALLHALFAAIAFMKLMGNVSYTTIIIVMIVYTIVYFAFALIGFLHSSRVIKKAI; encoded by the coding sequence ATGTCATTTAATCAAATCACACTTAAAAATTTGCGAATGAATATCAAACATTATGGTATTTATTTATTTTCATTGCTTTTAAGTATCATCTTGTATTTTAGCTTTACCACTTTGCAATTCACACACAGTATTAATAATAACAATGCTTTGGCAATTATTAAAAAAGGCGCCTCTGTGGGGTCAGTATTTCTATTTATCATTATCGTGATTTTCTTGATGTACGCGAATCATTTATTTATTAAAAGGCGTACACAAGAGTTTGCCTTATTTCAACTTATAGGCTTAACACGTAGTAATATTTTAAGAATGCTATGTATTGAACAACTAACAATATTTCTAATCACTGGTGTACTAGGTGTGATGATAGGCATATTTGGTTCTCAACTTTTATTGTATATCGCATCAAAATTAATGCATTTAACAATCAAATTGACTATTGGTTTCGAACCTATGGCTTTATCTTTAACATTATTGCTATTAATCATTGCTTTTACACTTATCTTATTCCAAAGCTATATATTCTTAAAAAAGCGTAGTATTTTAGCTTTAATGAAAGACCGCCGTCAGACTGAGGCCACTAAAGTTAAAATTACCTTTTTAGAAGTAATTAGCGGATTGTTAGGTATTGCGATGATTGTTTTAGGTTATTACATGGCTACAGAAATGTTCGGTACTTTTAAACAATTAACATTATCTATGACATCACCGTTTATTATATTATTTCTAACTGTCGTAGGTGCTTATTTATTTTTCCGAAGTACTGTGTCACTGATTTTTAAATCAATTAAACACTTTAAACATGGCCATGTCACTATTACAGATGTCGTATTCACCGCTTCAATAATGCATAGAATGAAGAAAAATGCGATGTCTCTAACTATTATTGCAGTTATTTCTGCTGTTACCGTTTCTGTACTTTGTTTCGCTACAATTACACAAGAAAATAGTAACAATACTTTTAAATCTATAGCACCTCAAGATTTTAACTTATCAACTGAAAAGCAAGCTCAATTATTTAAAAAACAATTAGAGAAAAATCATATCAACTATCATACCAAAACGTATGAATCCATATCTCCTAAATCAGTAAAAGATAAGGTTTTGACATTAAAAAATGATAGTAAAAGTATGGCAATACAAAACGTGCTTGTACCAAACGACAATCTGAAGGGTACTGACGCAATTATTACAAATACGAAAAATACACCTGGTATTATGGAGATTCATATTAATCAAACGGTAACTGTAAAAGGTAAGCAACAACAAACTTTTAAAGTGACTAAAGAGGATAAAAATAAAATACTGCCACTTGATCTCACATCTAATATGCCAGCTATTGAAGTCAGTCGTGCCGAATTTAATAAATTAAAGACAGTTGATATCACACACAATATATACGGTATTAGTCTTGACCATCATCAAGATATGAAACAAGCCACACACATTGCAAGGTCAATTGATCCTAATATTCAATCACAAAATGAAATTAAAAAGGACTTAGATGCGACCAATGGTATTTTAGTATTTGTTACATCATTCCTCGGTTTATCATTTTTAATTGCTGCGGGTTGTATTATTTATATTAAACAGATAGATGAAACTGAAGATGAAATTGATCATTTCCGTATATTAAATCGCATAGGCTTTACTCATCGTGACATGTTAAAAGGGCTAACTTTAAAAATCATTTTCAACTTTGGCCTACCACTCATTATCGCATTATTACATGCTTTATTTGCTGCAATTGCTTTTATGAAATTAATGGGAAACGTGTCATACACTACTATCATTATCGTGATGATTGTGTACACGATTGTCTACTTTGCATTCGCACTAATAGGATTCTTACATTCTAGTCGAGTTATTAAAAAAGCAATTTAG
- a CDS encoding VraH family peptide resistance protein, with product MKFKDLIKQSYEDLKNLNVNVFNVIMLTLIVIVLSSALTPIAGIPIGLLGGAYVLKRRDEKQ from the coding sequence ATGAAATTTAAAGATTTAATTAAACAATCATACGAGGATTTGAAAAATTTAAACGTCAATGTATTCAACGTTATTATGTTAACGTTAATCGTTATTGTATTAAGTAGCGCTTTAACACCGATAGCCGGTATCCCAATTGGATTACTAGGTGGCGCCTATGTCTTAAAACGTCGTGATGAAAAACAATAA